A stretch of the Psychroserpens sp. Hel_I_66 genome encodes the following:
- a CDS encoding glycoside hydrolase family 31 protein, producing the protein MIVNTELENKGNLTPTKIIHFKKDVDTLYFSAENDVVLQLTVLRDSVLRFRYTTTGTFENDFSYAITKYASTGYNHLEIEEFEDHYKITTSKLICHISKDNMGVKIYDAKDNVLINEDEVGFHWEESYQYGGNIVKMSKVSRDGESYYGLGDKPSHLNLKGKRFQNWVTDSYAYGKDTDPIYKSIPFYTGLHNKKAYGIFFDNSFRSFFDFAHERRNITSFWAEGGEMNYYFFYGPKMTEVVESYTDLTGKPHLLPPLWALGFHQCKWSYYPESKVKEVTSKFRDLKIPCDAIYLDIDYMEGFRCFTWNKEYFPDPKRMVKELAADGFKTVAIIDPGIKIDKDYAVFQEALEKDYFCKRADGPYMKGKVWPGECYFPDYTNPEVREWWSGLFKELIEDIGVKGVWNDMNEPAVMEVPNKTFPDDVRHDYDGNRCSHRKAHNIYGMQMARATYQGLKKFAYPKRPFVITRSAYSGTQRYTSTWTGDNVATWEHLWIANVQAQRMAMSGFSFAGSDIGGFAEQPQGELFTRWIQLGIFHPFFRVHSSGDHGDQEPWTFGKEVTDIVRKFIEIRYQLLPYLYTAFWKYVEDGTPILNSLVLYDQEDVQTHYRTDEFVFGNHILACPILEQNAKGRRMYFPIGKWYNFWNDDVQKGGRELWVDSDLDSMPIFVKEGAIIPKYPIQQYVGEKNIETVVLDVYYKEGKEQSLLFDDAHDGYDYTKGRYSLRTFKLTGKPNELIIQQHKEGKFEAGYETFELKIHGLPFEITEIQVDNVIIPLDRIETNGISTMPILKEFTELHLIGA; encoded by the coding sequence ATGATTGTAAATACCGAACTAGAAAACAAAGGTAATTTAACACCTACAAAAATAATCCACTTCAAAAAAGACGTGGACACGCTCTATTTTTCCGCAGAAAATGATGTCGTACTCCAGCTAACGGTTTTAAGGGATAGTGTGTTGCGTTTTCGATACACCACAACAGGAACTTTTGAAAATGATTTCTCCTATGCTATTACAAAATACGCAAGTACGGGTTACAACCATTTGGAAATAGAAGAGTTTGAAGACCATTATAAAATCACAACATCGAAACTCATTTGCCATATTTCTAAGGATAATATGGGAGTTAAGATATATGATGCTAAAGACAATGTTTTGATCAATGAAGACGAAGTTGGTTTTCACTGGGAAGAAAGTTACCAATATGGTGGAAACATCGTTAAAATGAGTAAAGTATCTCGAGATGGCGAGAGTTATTACGGTCTTGGTGATAAACCTAGCCACTTAAATTTAAAAGGAAAACGCTTTCAAAATTGGGTGACAGATTCTTATGCCTACGGAAAAGATACAGATCCAATTTATAAGTCCATCCCATTTTACACAGGCTTGCATAACAAAAAAGCCTACGGAATCTTTTTTGACAATTCATTTAGGTCATTTTTCGATTTTGCGCATGAACGTCGTAACATCACCAGTTTTTGGGCAGAAGGTGGTGAAATGAACTACTATTTTTTCTACGGTCCAAAAATGACCGAAGTTGTAGAAAGTTATACCGATCTAACAGGAAAACCACACCTTTTGCCACCACTTTGGGCATTAGGTTTTCACCAATGTAAATGGAGTTATTACCCAGAATCTAAGGTAAAAGAAGTCACTTCAAAATTTAGGGATTTAAAAATACCCTGTGATGCCATTTATTTAGATATCGATTATATGGAAGGCTTCCGTTGTTTCACTTGGAACAAAGAATACTTTCCAGATCCTAAACGTATGGTCAAGGAATTGGCTGCTGACGGATTCAAAACTGTGGCCATCATCGATCCAGGAATTAAGATTGATAAAGATTATGCTGTCTTTCAGGAAGCTTTAGAGAAAGACTATTTCTGTAAACGTGCCGATGGGCCTTACATGAAAGGTAAAGTATGGCCTGGAGAATGTTATTTTCCAGATTATACCAACCCAGAAGTTAGAGAATGGTGGTCTGGATTGTTCAAAGAATTAATCGAAGACATAGGTGTAAAAGGTGTTTGGAACGATATGAACGAGCCTGCTGTAATGGAGGTCCCAAATAAAACATTCCCAGATGATGTACGTCATGACTATGATGGAAATCGTTGTAGCCATAGAAAAGCACATAATATCTACGGAATGCAGATGGCAAGAGCTACCTATCAAGGACTAAAAAAGTTTGCCTATCCAAAACGACCATTTGTAATCACACGTTCTGCATATTCCGGAACACAGCGTTACACATCAACTTGGACAGGAGATAACGTTGCAACTTGGGAACATTTATGGATTGCCAATGTGCAAGCACAACGTATGGCAATGTCTGGGTTTAGTTTTGCAGGTAGTGATATTGGAGGATTTGCAGAGCAGCCACAAGGTGAATTATTTACACGTTGGATTCAATTAGGAATTTTCCACCCATTCTTTAGAGTACATTCTTCTGGAGATCATGGTGATCAAGAACCTTGGACGTTTGGAAAAGAGGTGACAGATATCGTTAGAAAATTTATTGAAATAAGATATCAACTTCTACCATATTTATATACTGCTTTTTGGAAGTATGTAGAAGATGGTACACCAATATTGAATTCTTTGGTGTTGTATGATCAAGAAGATGTTCAAACGCATTATAGAACCGATGAGTTTGTTTTTGGTAATCACATTTTGGCATGTCCTATTTTAGAACAAAATGCAAAAGGTAGACGTATGTACTTTCCAATTGGGAAATGGTACAATTTCTGGAATGATGACGTACAAAAAGGCGGACGAGAATTATGGGTAGATTCAGATTTAGATAGTATGCCAATATTTGTAAAGGAAGGTGCAATCATCCCTAAGTACCCAATACAACAATATGTTGGTGAGAAAAACATAGAAACAGTTGTATTGGATGTCTATTATAAAGAAGGAAAAGAACAATCTTTATTATTTGATGATGCTCATGATGGTTATGACTATACAAAAGGACGTTACAGTTTGAGAACATTTAAATTGACAGGTAAACCAAACGAACTAATCATCCAGCAGCATAAAGAAGGAAAATTTGAAGCAGGATATGAAACCTTCGAACTAAAAATTCATGGGTTACCATTTGAGATTACAGAAATTCAAGTAGATAATGTTATAATCCCGTTAGATCGTATTGAGACTAATGGTATTTCGACAATGCCCATTCTTAAAGAATTTACTGAGTTACACTTAATAGGGGCTTAA
- a CDS encoding MFS transporter: MANLKKGSKKLLNAWAFYDWANSVYTLTIASSIFPIFYSALFISEIKNIEAFGMVFKSTALITYVTAFTFLVVTFTSPILSGIADYVGNKKNFMKFFCYVGGAGCIGLYWFSIEPERIHLSLLFYFMGLIGYWGSLVFYNSYLPDIAYPEQQDRISAKGFSLGYFGSVLLLVLNLAMVMKPDWFGFDISISENIRETGTEAQISEALKDAKNSASMEAMRVAFITVGLWWILFSQYTFYILPKGVSKGHRVTKDLVFNGLKELKSVWLQLKQNLRLKRYLVAFFVFSMAVQTIMLVAVYFGEEEIAWGSADAKTTGLIVSILVIQLVAILGAFLTSRASGIFGNIKTLIVVNFIWMGLCFYAYFMETPIQFYIAASLVGLVMGGIQSLARSTYSKFLPATEDTTSYFSFFDVAEKIGIVIGMVIFATIDQITGSMRNAILFLFVFFLIGIVLLFRVPKENK; the protein is encoded by the coding sequence ATGGCAAACCTAAAAAAAGGGAGCAAAAAACTATTGAACGCCTGGGCATTTTATGACTGGGCAAATTCAGTTTATACGCTCACTATTGCATCTTCAATATTTCCAATATTTTATTCAGCATTATTTATTTCAGAAATAAAAAATATTGAAGCCTTTGGGATGGTTTTTAAAAGTACAGCGCTCATTACATATGTTACAGCTTTTACGTTTTTGGTTGTTACATTTACGTCTCCAATTCTTTCTGGAATAGCCGATTATGTAGGTAACAAAAAGAATTTTATGAAATTCTTTTGTTATGTTGGAGGTGCAGGATGCATTGGTTTGTATTGGTTTAGTATTGAACCTGAAAGGATTCATTTAAGTTTATTATTTTATTTTATGGGTTTAATAGGATATTGGGGAAGTTTGGTCTTTTACAATTCTTATCTGCCAGATATCGCTTATCCAGAACAGCAAGACCGTATTAGTGCCAAAGGGTTTTCTCTCGGTTACTTCGGAAGTGTCTTACTCCTAGTTTTAAATTTAGCCATGGTCATGAAGCCAGACTGGTTTGGATTTGATATTAGTATTTCGGAAAATATTAGAGAAACGGGAACAGAAGCTCAAATTTCCGAAGCATTAAAAGACGCTAAAAACAGTGCCTCAATGGAAGCAATGCGAGTTGCGTTTATAACTGTAGGTTTATGGTGGATTTTATTTAGTCAATATACATTTTACATTTTGCCAAAAGGAGTTTCTAAAGGACATAGAGTAACCAAGGATTTGGTTTTTAATGGCCTAAAAGAGTTGAAATCGGTTTGGTTACAACTCAAACAAAATCTTCGTTTAAAACGATATTTAGTAGCGTTTTTCGTATTCAGCATGGCTGTACAAACGATTATGTTGGTGGCTGTGTATTTTGGTGAGGAAGAAATAGCTTGGGGAAGTGCAGATGCTAAGACTACAGGGTTAATCGTTAGTATTTTGGTCATTCAGTTAGTAGCGATCCTTGGTGCGTTTTTAACGTCTCGAGCTTCTGGCATCTTCGGAAATATTAAAACATTAATAGTTGTCAATTTCATTTGGATGGGACTTTGTTTCTATGCTTACTTTATGGAAACTCCTATTCAATTTTATATTGCAGCGTCTTTAGTTGGATTGGTTATGGGAGGTATTCAATCACTGGCTCGTTCTACATATTCAAAATTTTTACCTGCGACAGAGGACACAACATCTTATTTTAGCTTTTTTGATGTTGCTGAAAAAATAGGAATTGTAATAGGTATGGTGATTTTTGCAACAATTGATCAAATTACAGGGAGTATGCGAAATGCAATTCTGTTTCTTTTTGTGTTTTTTTTAATAGGTATCGTTTTATTGTTTAGAGTTCCGAAGGAAAACAAATAA
- a CDS encoding head GIN domain-containing protein, which translates to MKKSFLLITALLSFTFSQAQWGGKKIKGNGNVTKVNRTTSTYDAVHCAGSFDYILVAGTEGKITLEGESNLLDHITTEVKNGKLTINTEKGKNLAPSRNKTVKITIPFKDLDAVSLSGSGDLWNEDVISSNNFEASLSGSGDVILNVKTTSVTGKVAGSGDLTLKGSTTDLVAGVTGSGDFHGFDLKTTNTDVSVTGSGDAEVVCNGELNAKVTGSGDIEYRGQPTKKSTKITGSGSIEN; encoded by the coding sequence ATGAAAAAATCATTTTTATTAATCACAGCCCTACTAAGTTTTACGTTTTCACAAGCTCAATGGGGCGGAAAAAAAATAAAAGGCAACGGAAACGTTACTAAAGTAAACAGAACAACTTCAACTTATGACGCGGTGCACTGCGCTGGAAGTTTTGACTATATTTTGGTTGCAGGAACCGAAGGTAAAATCACACTTGAGGGAGAATCTAACTTATTAGACCATATCACTACTGAGGTAAAAAACGGAAAACTTACCATCAATACAGAAAAAGGTAAAAACCTTGCTCCAAGTCGAAATAAAACTGTAAAAATCACCATACCTTTTAAAGATCTTGATGCTGTATCACTTTCAGGTTCTGGAGATTTATGGAATGAAGATGTCATTTCTTCAAATAATTTTGAAGCCTCATTATCGGGATCTGGAGATGTTATTTTAAATGTAAAAACAACATCTGTTACTGGAAAAGTTGCAGGTTCTGGAGATTTAACCTTAAAAGGTTCTACAACAGATTTAGTAGCTGGTGTTACCGGATCTGGAGATTTTCATGGTTTTGATCTTAAAACCACCAATACGGATGTTTCTGTAACAGGATCTGGAGATGCAGAAGTAGTTTGTAATGGAGAATTAAACGCTAAAGTCACAGGCTCTGGTGACATTGAGTATAGAGGACAACCTACCAAAAAATCAACTAAAATAACTGGCTCTGGCAGTATTGAGAATTAA
- a CDS encoding VOC family protein: MHTFLLDHIALSVKNVNESIAFYQKVLQLKEIKNTASSSKTRWLSFGDGKQLHLIPRPDAEIKTNKAVHFALSTYDLKSFKEHLKTLEINYSDWRDTTEKNYIRDDGIEQVYFQDPNGYWIEINNG; the protein is encoded by the coding sequence ATGCACACATTTTTATTAGACCACATTGCACTTTCAGTCAAGAATGTCAACGAATCTATCGCGTTTTATCAAAAAGTATTACAGCTAAAGGAAATAAAGAATACCGCTTCAAGTTCTAAAACAAGATGGTTGTCTTTTGGAGATGGTAAGCAATTGCATTTGATTCCACGTCCAGATGCTGAAATAAAAACAAATAAAGCAGTTCATTTTGCTTTATCAACTTATGATTTAAAATCTTTTAAAGAGCATTTAAAAACGTTGGAAATCAACTATTCTGATTGGAGAGATACAACTGAAAAAAATTACATTAGAGATGATGGTATAGAGCAAGTCTATTTTCAAGACCCAAATGGTTATTGGATTGAGATAAACAATGGTTAA
- a CDS encoding M48 family metallopeptidase — MNFKNKIVAVGVIALFLSCTTNPFTGNKTLALVPNSQLFPTAFAQYDQFLTENNVVTGTADAEMIKRVGQRIAVAAERWLNANGHQNYLEGYKWEYNLVNDPTVNAWCMPGGKIVFYTGILPIAQNETGVAAIMGHEVAHALANHGQQRMSAGMLQQLGAVAGNVAIKDEQTRGLFNQAYGIGSQVGVMLPFSRSHETQSDEIGLYLMAIAGYNPSEAAELWKRMKANSGGQAPPEFLSTHPSNDTRINNLTQWASKAKAEAKKYGVDSFRPLGKF, encoded by the coding sequence ATGAATTTTAAAAATAAAATTGTAGCTGTTGGAGTAATAGCTTTATTTCTATCCTGCACTACAAATCCATTTACTGGAAATAAAACTTTGGCGTTAGTGCCAAACTCTCAGTTGTTCCCAACTGCGTTTGCACAATACGATCAGTTTTTGACTGAGAACAATGTGGTAACAGGTACAGCAGATGCTGAAATGATAAAAAGAGTGGGACAGCGTATTGCTGTTGCAGCAGAGCGTTGGTTAAATGCCAATGGTCACCAAAACTATTTAGAGGGTTACAAATGGGAGTATAATTTAGTTAATGATCCAACAGTAAATGCTTGGTGTATGCCAGGAGGAAAAATCGTATTTTATACAGGGATTTTACCAATTGCACAAAACGAAACCGGTGTTGCAGCAATTATGGGACATGAGGTAGCTCATGCATTGGCAAATCACGGTCAGCAACGTATGAGTGCTGGGATGTTACAACAATTAGGTGCTGTAGCAGGAAACGTCGCTATTAAAGACGAGCAAACTCGTGGACTATTCAATCAAGCTTACGGTATAGGTAGCCAAGTTGGTGTGATGCTTCCTTTTAGTAGAAGTCACGAAACACAATCTGATGAAATTGGATTGTACTTAATGGCAATTGCGGGATATAACCCTAGTGAAGCTGCGGAATTGTGGAAACGTATGAAAGCTAACAGTGGAGGTCAAGCACCACCAGAATTTTTAAGTACACACCCATCTAACGATACAAGAATTAATAATTTAACGCAGTGGGCTTCAAAAGCAAAAGCAGAAGCTAAGAAGTATGGTGTAGATTCATTTAGACCTTTAGGTAAGTTTTAA